Proteins encoded together in one Methylocystis parvus OBBP window:
- a CDS encoding IS5 family transposase, protein MAAIRKPYPSDVSDEEWSLVAPYLALMDESAPQRQHSLRELFNGLRYVLRYGVAWRAMPNDLPPWSAVYQQGRRWMAAGVFEALAQDLRAVLRLAAGRKEEPTAAIIDSRTLRSTPESGPRAGYDGAKRKRGSKLHMAVDTLGHLLALHVTPANVDDRAEVGKLAEAVQQATGESVELIYVDQGYTGDRAADAAKAQGVELCVVKLSEAKKGFVLLPKRWVVERSFAWATRCRRLVKDYERYAETLAGFHILAFACLMLKRATEFMIQSA, encoded by the coding sequence ATGGCTGCGATTCGCAAACCGTATCCGTCTGACGTCAGCGACGAAGAATGGTCGCTTGTTGCGCCCTATTTGGCGCTGATGGACGAGAGCGCGCCGCAGCGTCAGCATTCGCTGCGCGAGCTTTTCAACGGCCTGCGTTATGTGCTTCGCTACGGCGTCGCTTGGCGCGCCATGCCCAACGACCTGCCGCCGTGGTCCGCTGTGTATCAGCAGGGACGCCGCTGGATGGCGGCAGGCGTGTTCGAAGCGCTCGCCCAGGATTTGCGTGCGGTGTTGCGACTGGCGGCCGGGCGCAAAGAGGAGCCGACGGCGGCGATCATCGACAGCCGCACTTTGCGCTCGACGCCCGAAAGCGGCCCGCGCGCAGGCTACGACGGCGCCAAGCGCAAACGCGGATCGAAACTCCATATGGCGGTCGACACGCTGGGCCATCTGCTGGCGCTTCATGTCACGCCGGCGAATGTGGACGACCGCGCCGAGGTTGGAAAGCTCGCCGAGGCTGTGCAGCAGGCGACCGGCGAGAGCGTCGAATTGATCTATGTCGACCAGGGATACACGGGGGACAGGGCAGCCGACGCTGCGAAAGCGCAGGGCGTCGAACTGTGCGTCGTCAAACTTTCGGAAGCGAAAAAGGGCTTCGTCCTCCTGCCCAAGCGCTGGGTGGTCGAACGATCTTTTGCATGGGCGACCAGATGCAGGCGGCTCGTCAAAGATTATGAACGATATGCGGAAACCCTTGCAGGCTTTCACATCCTCGCCTTCGCCTGTCTCATGCTCAAGCGCGCCACAGAATTCATGATACAAAGTGCATAA